One Deinococcus sp. LM3 DNA segment encodes these proteins:
- a CDS encoding HD domain-containing phosphohydrolase, producing the protein MGGLYADLGKFEDSVGYLLEAYKKIQGLPERLALEFAVLVNLARVKSLSGEYEGAIDVAHQARESAEHLGDPHKLAFANMNLGEFLLSAGRPAEAVTHLTRAFTLSDEHDFRTIKISVLGSLCTLHEELGQYDRAADEAQQALALALEVGSAEGEIEARIALGRLFMQAGDLAQAEQQLLQALELARTRETPKEQVLAHEQLVQVYRRSSRLELALEHADLLRTLERSIFDTDRDRQIRNLTVLFEVERAQQEARLYRLRSEVEQEAREAAEQQVLERTAELARAQHEVVARLAIAAEYRDDTTGEHTRRVGQAAARIARALGWSETQASVLGVAARLHDVGKIAIPDAILLKRGRLTPDEFRQMQSHTVIGSRILSGSRSALLTMAEEIARSHHERWDGSGYPHGLAGNDIPLTGRIVAIADVFDALIQARPYKAAWTTAEALREIQAQAGRHFDPELVAVAADVLASLHQEDSLFLNLYDGQQSEPLAEGEASHVLAVFEQLLVERTRELELARREAERSARRMERMALTDSLTDLRNRRAFEQDLEGRAAPLGNTPFTVLSLDVDGLKRLNDTHGHSAGDDLLSAVAAALTAAFAGHGQAYRIGGDEFAVIGQAVMTAAEQTRCLTAMAQHLQQAGYPDRPFSTGAADYPADSGSAGDLLRISDQRMYRDKVLRRQQRPAQPLD; encoded by the coding sequence ATGGGAGGCTTGTACGCTGACCTTGGGAAATTTGAAGACTCTGTTGGATATCTTCTGGAAGCATACAAGAAGATTCAAGGTTTGCCCGAAAGATTGGCATTGGAATTTGCGGTTCTTGTAAATTTAGCTCGTGTTAAGTCGCTGTCTGGCGAGTACGAGGGCGCCATTGACGTTGCACACCAAGCCCGTGAGAGTGCTGAGCATCTGGGTGACCCCCACAAACTCGCCTTTGCCAACATGAACCTAGGCGAATTCCTTCTGTCTGCCGGGCGTCCGGCAGAGGCCGTCACTCACCTCACCCGTGCATTCACGCTCAGTGACGAGCATGATTTCCGGACGATCAAGATCAGTGTCCTGGGTTCACTGTGCACGCTCCATGAGGAACTTGGGCAGTACGACCGCGCCGCCGATGAGGCGCAGCAGGCGCTGGCCCTCGCCCTGGAGGTCGGTTCCGCAGAGGGTGAGATCGAGGCCCGCATTGCGCTGGGACGTCTGTTCATGCAGGCCGGGGATCTGGCGCAGGCCGAGCAGCAGTTGTTGCAGGCGCTGGAACTGGCCCGCACCCGCGAAACACCCAAGGAGCAGGTGCTGGCGCACGAGCAGCTGGTGCAGGTGTACCGGCGTTCCAGCCGACTGGAACTGGCGCTGGAGCACGCGGATCTGCTGCGGACCCTCGAGCGGAGCATCTTCGACACGGACCGCGACCGGCAGATCCGGAACCTGACGGTGCTGTTCGAGGTGGAACGCGCGCAGCAGGAGGCGCGGCTGTACCGACTGCGTTCCGAGGTCGAGCAGGAAGCGCGGGAGGCGGCCGAGCAGCAGGTGCTGGAACGCACGGCGGAACTGGCGCGCGCGCAGCATGAAGTCGTCGCGCGGCTGGCCATCGCGGCCGAGTACCGGGACGACACCACGGGCGAGCACACCCGCCGGGTCGGGCAGGCGGCGGCCCGCATCGCCCGCGCGCTCGGCTGGTCCGAAACGCAGGCCAGTGTGCTGGGAGTCGCGGCGCGCCTGCATGACGTGGGCAAGATCGCCATTCCCGACGCGATCCTGCTGAAACGCGGTCGCCTGACACCGGACGAGTTCCGGCAGATGCAGTCTCACACGGTGATCGGGAGCCGCATCCTGTCCGGCAGCCGGTCGGCGCTGCTGACGATGGCCGAGGAGATCGCCCGCTCTCACCATGAACGCTGGGACGGCAGCGGGTACCCGCACGGACTGGCCGGGAACGACATTCCGCTGACCGGCCGGATCGTGGCGATCGCGGACGTGTTCGACGCGTTGATTCAGGCGCGGCCCTACAAGGCCGCCTGGACGACCGCCGAGGCCCTGCGGGAGATTCAGGCGCAGGCGGGCCGGCATTTCGATCCCGAACTGGTGGCCGTGGCGGCCGACGTGCTGGCGAGCCTGCACCAGGAGGACAGCCTGTTTCTCAACCTGTACGACGGTCAGCAGAGCGAACCGCTGGCCGAGGGGGAGGCGTCGCACGTGCTGGCCGTGTTCGAGCAGCTGCTCGTGGAACGCACCCGTGAACTCGAACTGGCGAGGCGTGAGGCGGAACGCAGTGCCAGGAGGATGGAGCGCATGGCGCTGACCGACAGCCTCACGGACCTGCGGAACCGCCGGGCGTTCGAGCAGGATCTCGAGGGCCGCGCGGCGCCGCTGGGGAACACGCCGTTCACGGTGCTGTCGCTGGATGTCGATGGCCTCAAACGCCTCAACGACACGCACGGTCACAGCGCGGGTGACGACCTGCTGAGCGCCGTCGCGGCGGCCCTGACAGCCGCGTTCGCCGGTCACGGTCAGGCGTACCGGATCGGTGGTGACGAATTCGCCGTGATCGGCCAGGCGGTCATGACGGCCGCCGAACAGACCCGGTGCCTGACAGCCATGGCGCAGCACCTCCAGCAGGCCGGGTACCCGGACCGGCCGTTCAGTACCGGCGCGGCGGACTACCCGGCCGATTCCGGCAGCGCCGGTGACCTGCTGCGCATCAGTGACCAGCGCATGTACCGCGACAAGGTGCTCAGGCGGCAGCAGCGGCCAGCCCAGCCGCTGGACTGA
- a CDS encoding tetratricopeptide repeat protein → MSDFQQYLDAYALSIAGQYQAALDLLDARPVVDALHHARQRAYALHHLGRVDEAYADIEQAAHIAETERPLQRSVVYIDWAVMLMRDQRFEEGFRLYHQALAHATDPEERAATLYNLGWTYLRRGHLDHALDALQEGHALTRGARQESLRWRGHLFRCALALHARACGQFDLALGRARQATRLAGDDRAGVYAWNVLATTLRLDGQTDAARDAQQRALNLAGDGAARDTEALYLALIDLRGPEGGAARDTLRRLAPLTAPYDAWRARLHLAQAHLQAGQPDEALTVLQAATDANEPYVLLDEAPALTDLYDLGRAAGLPLPAPAARQPAALHVTARGAPTARLCGRPLPGVRPLALAAVAYLHHEGPATLDTLAGALLDLPAGDPRGPNRIRAALNDLHDLIGTDTLTRTRRRTVTLNPDWVVSTDLNLPGPDPFTDLYGEWVTQLGR, encoded by the coding sequence ATGAGTGACTTTCAGCAGTATCTCGACGCGTACGCGCTGTCCATCGCCGGGCAGTACCAGGCGGCCCTGGACCTCCTGGACGCCCGGCCGGTCGTGGACGCCCTGCATCACGCCCGGCAGCGGGCCTACGCCCTGCACCACCTGGGCCGCGTGGACGAGGCATACGCCGACATCGAACAGGCCGCCCACATCGCCGAGACGGAACGCCCGCTCCAGCGGAGTGTCGTCTACATCGACTGGGCCGTCATGCTGATGCGCGACCAGCGCTTCGAGGAAGGCTTCCGGCTCTACCATCAGGCGCTCGCCCACGCCACCGACCCCGAGGAGCGCGCCGCGACCCTCTACAACCTCGGCTGGACGTACCTGCGCCGCGGGCACCTCGACCACGCCCTCGACGCGCTGCAAGAAGGCCACGCCCTGACGCGCGGCGCCCGGCAGGAGAGCCTGCGCTGGCGCGGCCACCTCTTCCGCTGCGCCCTCGCCCTGCACGCCCGCGCGTGCGGCCAGTTCGACCTCGCGCTCGGACGCGCCCGGCAGGCCACCCGACTGGCCGGGGACGACCGCGCCGGCGTGTACGCCTGGAACGTGCTGGCCACCACCCTGCGCCTCGACGGACAGACCGACGCCGCCAGGGACGCCCAGCAGCGCGCCCTGAACCTCGCCGGGGACGGCGCCGCCCGCGACACCGAGGCCCTGTACCTTGCCCTGATCGACCTCCGAGGCCCGGAAGGCGGGGCGGCCCGGGACACCCTGCGGCGCCTCGCACCGCTCACCGCGCCCTACGACGCCTGGCGTGCCCGCCTGCACCTCGCGCAGGCGCACCTGCAAGCCGGTCAGCCCGACGAGGCCCTGACGGTCCTCCAGGCGGCCACCGACGCGAACGAACCCTACGTCCTGCTCGACGAGGCCCCCGCCCTCACCGACCTGTACGACCTCGGACGGGCCGCCGGCCTGCCGCTCCCGGCCCCTGCGGCGCGGCAACCGGCCGCCCTGCACGTCACCGCGCGCGGGGCGCCCACCGCCCGCCTGTGCGGCCGACCACTCCCCGGCGTGCGGCCCCTGGCCCTCGCCGCCGTCGCGTACCTCCACCACGAGGGCCCCGCCACGCTCGACACGCTCGCCGGGGCGCTGCTCGACCTGCCCGCCGGCGACCCGCGCGGCCCCAACCGCATCCGCGCCGCCCTGAACGACCTGCACGACCTGATCGGCACCGACACCCTGACCCGCACCCGGCGGCGCACCGTCACCCTCAACCCCGACTGGGTGGTCAGCACCGACCTGAACCTCCCCGGTCCCGACCCGTTCACGGACCTCTACGGCGAGTGGGTCACGCAGCTCGGCCGCTGA
- a CDS encoding acyl-CoA dehydrogenase family protein, protein MFDEFAVHELLSPEERLIRESVRGFCDAELLPEVAAWWDDGSLPVRSVMRRFGEMGLLGPTVPEEFGGAGASYSAYGAMMYELERVDSGLRSAASVQGSLVMFPIHAFGSDEQRRRWLPGLASGELIGCFGLTEPDGGSDPGAMRTRARLDGDHYVLNGNKMWITNSPEADVAVVWAKDDGGVVRGFIVPTDTPGFSAPPIHRKMSLRASVTGEIVLQACRIPASNLLPGSAGLKSPLSCLTSARFGIAWGAMGALEAVLQATLDYTGSRTTFGRPIAARQLVQDKLVRMATDHSLGTLLAWRLGTLKDAGRMNFAQVSYAKRNNVRVALQGARLARELHGGNGITTEYPVIRHMLNLETVDTYEGTHDIHTLIVGRHLTGQGALD, encoded by the coding sequence ATGTTCGATGAATTCGCTGTGCATGAGCTGCTGTCCCCTGAAGAACGACTGATTCGCGAGAGTGTGCGCGGGTTCTGCGACGCGGAGTTGCTGCCGGAGGTCGCCGCCTGGTGGGACGACGGTTCCCTGCCGGTGCGTTCGGTCATGCGCCGCTTCGGTGAGATGGGCCTGCTGGGGCCGACCGTGCCGGAGGAATTCGGCGGGGCGGGCGCGTCGTACAGCGCGTACGGCGCGATGATGTACGAACTGGAACGGGTGGACAGCGGGCTGCGCAGCGCCGCGAGCGTGCAGGGCAGCCTCGTCATGTTTCCCATTCACGCGTTCGGCAGTGACGAGCAGCGCCGCCGCTGGCTGCCGGGCCTCGCGTCCGGTGAGCTGATCGGCTGCTTCGGCCTGACCGAACCGGACGGCGGCAGCGATCCCGGCGCCATGCGCACCCGCGCGCGGCTCGACGGTGACCATTACGTCCTGAACGGGAACAAGATGTGGATCACCAACAGCCCCGAGGCGGACGTGGCGGTCGTGTGGGCCAAGGACGACGGGGGCGTGGTGCGGGGGTTCATCGTGCCGACCGACACGCCGGGCTTCAGTGCGCCGCCCATTCACCGCAAGATGAGCCTGCGCGCCAGCGTGACCGGCGAGATCGTGCTGCAGGCCTGCCGCATTCCGGCCTCGAACCTGCTGCCGGGCAGCGCCGGCCTGAAAAGCCCGCTGTCGTGCCTGACCTCGGCGCGGTTCGGGATCGCGTGGGGCGCGATGGGCGCGCTGGAGGCCGTGTTGCAGGCCACCCTGGACTACACCGGGAGCCGCACGACCTTCGGGCGTCCCATCGCGGCGCGCCAGCTCGTGCAGGACAAACTGGTGCGCATGGCGACCGACCACAGCCTCGGGACGCTGCTCGCCTGGAGGCTCGGCACCCTGAAGGACGCGGGCCGCATGAACTTCGCGCAGGTCAGTTACGCCAAACGTAACAACGTCCGCGTGGCGTTGCAGGGCGCGCGGCTGGCGCGTGAACTGCACGGCGGGAACGGCATCACCACCGAGTACCCGGTCATCCGGCACATGCTGAACCTCGAAACGGTGGACACCTACGAGGGCACGCACGACATCCACACCCTGATCGTGGGCCGTCACCTGACCGGGCAGGGCGCGCTGGACTGA
- a CDS encoding EAL domain-containing protein: MPKPASLPDRHRGQDSTPAGGAGTRMTQGGRRRWWWTGPDGPGESLRVQVLILLGVLALPTLLALLVVIPALMDTRFRQIEREQVAQYSQIAREDLITEEERVSLFTLNFSQWTSTFDFSVGRNPGFEADAFGMSTFMGGRVDYAGVTAPDGRIVTALRRDGSQVLPAGPTVRALLAQLPSPLPGEGAQGIVLVGARPYLMAARPITRDDGSGRGGVMLFARMLSQTALGQLMHSSGTFTAQLAQLPAEGQSALTFRPREVIGISALEAPVGPPQLGLQLTIPRAVHLAGQDTLWQLRGVILLVTLTALLAFMLFLNRRVLRVLTRYVADTQRIARDPTHRLESSNRTELGVLARTINDLLDHLQGREAQLRERVLRDELTGAYSRAGLAELLQEDTSVRSALLIEVPRLQELSGLYGNAFVDRLIRELADRLGNDDQHVVGRISSSGLALITRAPAQIDPAQMLTRLEEPFALREGEVTLKLVAGYSESIYPVPFSALLRQASLALQHAIDQREHLGVFDERMLRRSQYGHTLETQLQGAAQRQELSLMYQPISDVDTGRWVAVEALLRWQHPLLGAVPPGTFIPVAERSGQIYQLGDWALQTALRETEAARALWPEAHVNVNVSPVQLLMPDYAERVLQTLTDLQVSAHLLTVEVTESTVMQDVDLACRHLRKLREAGVRVALDDFGSGHSSLSLLTDLPLDIVKLDRSFLREGAQETARGALLRNTIRLARDLQLSTVAEGVEDAGMLRLLRDLGCDYAQGYHISRPDHLEDLLSLRR, translated from the coding sequence ATGCCGAAACCTGCGAGCCTGCCCGACCGCCACCGGGGTCAGGACTCGACGCCCGCCGGGGGCGCGGGGACACGCATGACTCAGGGGGGGCGGCGACGCTGGTGGTGGACGGGCCCGGACGGGCCCGGCGAGTCGCTGCGGGTGCAGGTCCTGATCCTGCTGGGTGTGCTGGCCCTGCCGACGCTGCTGGCCCTGCTGGTGGTCATTCCGGCGCTGATGGACACCCGCTTCCGTCAGATCGAGCGGGAGCAGGTCGCGCAGTACTCCCAGATTGCCCGTGAGGACCTGATCACCGAGGAGGAACGCGTCAGTCTGTTCACGCTGAACTTCAGTCAGTGGACGTCCACGTTCGACTTCTCGGTCGGACGCAATCCGGGGTTCGAGGCGGACGCGTTCGGCATGAGCACCTTCATGGGAGGCCGGGTCGATTACGCCGGGGTGACGGCGCCGGACGGGCGGATCGTCACGGCGCTGCGCCGCGACGGTTCACAGGTCCTCCCTGCCGGGCCGACGGTCCGCGCGCTGCTGGCACAACTGCCGTCCCCGCTGCCGGGCGAGGGCGCGCAGGGCATCGTGCTGGTGGGGGCGCGGCCGTACCTGATGGCAGCCCGTCCCATCACCCGTGACGACGGAAGCGGGCGCGGCGGCGTGATGCTGTTCGCGCGCATGCTGTCCCAGACGGCGCTGGGGCAGCTGATGCACTCGTCGGGCACGTTCACCGCGCAACTCGCGCAGCTGCCCGCCGAGGGACAGTCCGCCCTGACGTTCCGGCCGCGCGAGGTGATCGGCATCTCCGCGCTGGAGGCGCCGGTCGGCCCGCCGCAACTGGGCCTGCAACTCACCATTCCCCGGGCCGTTCATCTGGCCGGGCAGGACACGCTGTGGCAGCTGCGGGGAGTGATCCTGCTGGTGACCCTGACGGCGCTGCTGGCGTTCATGCTGTTCCTGAACCGCCGGGTACTGCGGGTCCTGACGCGGTACGTCGCGGACACGCAGCGCATCGCCCGGGACCCCACGCACCGTCTGGAATCGTCGAACCGCACGGAACTCGGCGTCCTGGCCCGGACCATCAACGACCTGCTCGATCACCTGCAGGGCCGGGAGGCGCAGCTGCGGGAACGGGTCCTGCGGGACGAACTGACCGGCGCGTACTCCCGCGCGGGCCTCGCGGAACTGCTGCAGGAGGACACCTCGGTCCGCAGCGCCCTGCTGATCGAGGTGCCCAGACTGCAGGAACTCAGCGGACTGTACGGCAACGCCTTCGTGGACCGTCTGATCCGGGAACTCGCGGACCGTCTCGGGAATGACGATCAGCACGTGGTCGGGCGGATCAGTTCGAGCGGTCTGGCACTCATCACCCGCGCGCCCGCACAGATCGACCCGGCGCAGATGCTCACGCGGCTGGAAGAACCGTTCGCGCTGCGTGAGGGCGAGGTGACCCTGAAGCTGGTGGCCGGGTACTCGGAGTCCATCTACCCGGTGCCGTTCTCGGCGCTGCTGCGGCAGGCGAGTCTGGCCCTGCAGCACGCCATCGACCAGCGCGAACACCTGGGTGTCTTCGACGAGCGGATGCTGCGGCGCAGCCAGTACGGGCACACCCTGGAAACGCAGTTGCAGGGCGCCGCGCAGCGGCAGGAACTGTCCCTGATGTACCAGCCGATCAGCGACGTGGACACCGGCCGCTGGGTGGCGGTCGAGGCGCTGCTGCGCTGGCAGCACCCGCTGCTGGGGGCCGTGCCGCCCGGCACGTTCATCCCGGTCGCGGAGCGCAGCGGTCAGATCTATCAGCTGGGCGACTGGGCGCTGCAGACGGCGCTGCGTGAAACGGAGGCGGCCCGCGCCCTGTGGCCCGAAGCGCACGTGAACGTGAACGTCAGCCCGGTGCAGTTGCTGATGCCGGACTACGCCGAGCGGGTCCTGCAGACCCTCACGGACCTGCAGGTGAGCGCGCACCTCCTGACCGTGGAAGTCACGGAAAGTACCGTCATGCAGGACGTGGACCTCGCCTGCCGGCACCTGCGGAAACTGCGGGAGGCCGGCGTGCGGGTCGCCCTGGACGATTTCGGGAGCGGGCACTCCAGCCTGTCGCTCCTGACGGACCTGCCGCTCGACATCGTGAAACTCGACCGGTCGTTCCTGCGGGAAGGCGCGCAGGAAACCGCGCGGGGCGCGCTGCTGCGCAACACCATCCGCCTCGCGCGGGACCTTCAGCTGTCCACGGTGGCCGAAGGCGTCGAGGACGCCGGGATGCTCAGATTACTGCGCGACCTGGGCTGCGACTACGCCCAGGGGTACCACATCTCCCGCCCGGACCACCTCGAAGACCTGCTCTCGCTGCGCCGCTGA
- a CDS encoding GGDEF domain-containing protein: MFLSLLQSLFVNFSVLVTLSFVMSLTYRSWPPPRHWHLKALRLALTVVTAMALVMLGALDPSGLHVSLWLVPPAVMILRYGVGSGLLAGLPAALLPLILPASGPLGAEAAAALALVNLLLVSGLAHLFRWTLNMNDPHGSLQRHAWIAALIFLPTNLGLVLLPGGLDALQRTYLPGWAFSVLGFWAVASMITGRVALLQSTDTYREQAHRDALSGLPNRRQFELDLPFTAPGDALLLIDVDHFKLVNDRHGHPAGDQVLARIGRLLSDALRGRDRAYRYGGEEFAVILRRVQPGRIEEIAHRLRELVAATDFGEPLGQVTVSVGGAPFGLWSRTRTLWDADEALYRVKHGGRNGVQIFTFDPSRPQRADGPPGGGLDPTPS, translated from the coding sequence TTGTTCCTGTCCCTGCTTCAGAGTCTGTTCGTGAACTTCAGCGTGCTGGTCACGCTGTCCTTCGTGATGAGCCTGACGTACCGCTCCTGGCCCCCGCCGCGCCACTGGCACCTCAAGGCGCTGCGACTGGCCCTCACGGTCGTGACCGCCATGGCGCTGGTCATGCTGGGCGCCCTGGACCCCAGCGGCCTGCACGTGAGCCTGTGGCTGGTCCCGCCGGCCGTGATGATCCTGCGTTACGGCGTCGGCAGCGGGCTGCTCGCGGGACTGCCGGCGGCGCTGCTGCCGCTGATCCTGCCGGCCAGCGGACCACTGGGCGCCGAGGCGGCCGCCGCGCTGGCGCTGGTGAATCTGCTGCTGGTCAGCGGCCTGGCCCACCTGTTCCGCTGGACGCTGAACATGAACGACCCGCACGGGTCGCTGCAACGGCACGCCTGGATCGCGGCGCTGATCTTCCTGCCGACCAACCTCGGCCTGGTGCTGTTGCCGGGCGGACTGGACGCCCTGCAACGCACGTACCTGCCCGGCTGGGCGTTCAGCGTGCTGGGCTTCTGGGCCGTGGCGAGCATGATCACGGGACGGGTGGCGCTGCTGCAGAGCACCGACACCTACCGCGAGCAGGCGCACCGGGACGCGCTGTCGGGCCTGCCGAACCGGCGGCAGTTCGAGCTGGACCTGCCGTTCACCGCGCCGGGCGACGCGCTGCTGCTGATCGACGTGGATCACTTCAAGCTGGTGAACGACCGTCACGGGCACCCGGCGGGTGATCAGGTCCTCGCGCGGATCGGGCGGCTGCTGTCCGACGCGCTGCGCGGCCGGGACCGCGCGTACCGCTACGGCGGCGAGGAGTTCGCCGTGATTCTGCGCCGGGTGCAGCCGGGCCGCATCGAGGAGATCGCGCACCGCCTGCGTGAACTGGTCGCCGCCACCGACTTCGGCGAGCCGCTGGGTCAGGTGACGGTGTCGGTCGGCGGCGCGCCGTTCGGGCTGTGGTCCCGCACGCGAACCCTGTGGGATGCCGACGAGGCGCTGTACCGCGTCAAGCACGGCGGGCGTAACGGGGTGCAGATCTTCACGTTCGATCCGTCCCGCCCGCAGCGGGCTGACGGGCCACCGGGCGGGGGCCTCGACCCGACCCCCTCCTGA
- a CDS encoding EAL domain-containing protein, with amino-acid sequence MPPSSRAEPELLEVLQPLLQAAGLTAGLPATTNGDALRAAVQSAQATLLAARRERDERRAVWNHSTQFQALLAADGTLLDLNARTLRAARQPAALLLGRPAWEAPWWPSGSPEASQVRDAALRAGSGEATRLDVRAAAADGRLVNLDLSFTPVRAAPRAAWRVLVEGREASGDATALHEVHLARVALESLLENVQDGIVACDSAGQLTVFNRMSREMHGLGSAPIPPAEWSRHYDLYDTDGVTPLAQERIPLFRALQGEQVRDVEMVIAPRGLPRRTVRASGGPLVGPDGEALGAVVAMHDVTAQKHAESRLRHDALHDRLTGLPNRALLGSLLDKTMQRFERDPGHPYAVMFLDLDDFKNVNDAYGHLTGDRLLLEAAARLKDAVRRTDTVARMGGDEFAVLLDAPCDEVNARRVAERLQRSMLRPFRLQGQDVRVTTSIGLAVASREYTRLEEPLRDADTAMYAAKRGGRNRTVLFEPHMREQALARVDTERQLRGALREGQFELHYQPVMHLASGRCVGFEALVRWQHPQRGLLAPGAFLDVAERSGLIVPLGAWVVQEAARQLRGWQAEADLAGLFVSVNLSGQQLQVPAGTPDDLLTMTFPEGLHLEITETSLADTPEALRAMRALHRRGVPLMLDDFGTGFASLSAAQRFPVGTLKVDRSFVSPLPGDARQTAIVASVVTLARHMQLNVVAEGIETAAQAQAVTELGCGFGQGFLFSRPLPPVAAAAFARAHPLGTHRPFGGNGT; translated from the coding sequence ATGCCCCCCAGTTCACGTGCGGAGCCCGAGCTCCTGGAGGTCCTTCAGCCGCTGCTGCAGGCAGCCGGTCTGACGGCCGGCCTGCCAGCCACCACGAACGGCGACGCGCTCCGGGCAGCGGTGCAGAGTGCGCAGGCGACGCTGCTCGCGGCGCGGCGCGAACGGGACGAGCGGCGCGCCGTGTGGAATCACAGCACGCAGTTTCAGGCGCTGCTGGCGGCAGACGGCACGCTGCTCGACCTGAATGCGCGGACCCTGCGCGCGGCGCGGCAGCCGGCCGCCCTGCTGCTGGGACGGCCCGCGTGGGAGGCCCCCTGGTGGCCGTCCGGCAGCCCGGAGGCGAGTCAGGTGCGGGACGCGGCGCTGCGCGCGGGGTCCGGCGAGGCCACCCGACTCGACGTGCGGGCCGCCGCGGCGGACGGACGGCTGGTGAACCTGGACCTGAGTTTCACGCCGGTGCGCGCCGCTCCACGCGCGGCGTGGCGGGTCCTGGTCGAGGGCCGGGAGGCGAGCGGCGACGCGACCGCCCTGCATGAAGTCCACCTGGCGCGCGTGGCGCTCGAATCGCTGCTGGAGAACGTTCAGGACGGCATCGTCGCCTGCGACAGCGCGGGGCAGCTGACGGTCTTCAACCGCATGAGCCGCGAGATGCACGGGCTGGGCAGCGCACCGATCCCGCCGGCCGAATGGAGCCGCCATTACGACCTGTACGACACGGACGGCGTGACCCCGCTCGCGCAGGAACGCATTCCGCTGTTCCGGGCGTTGCAGGGCGAGCAGGTGCGGGACGTGGAGATGGTGATCGCGCCGCGCGGCCTGCCGCGCCGGACGGTGCGCGCCTCGGGCGGGCCGCTGGTCGGGCCGGACGGCGAGGCGCTGGGCGCCGTGGTCGCCATGCACGACGTGACCGCGCAGAAGCACGCCGAGAGTCGCCTGCGGCACGACGCGCTGCACGACCGCCTGACGGGCCTGCCGAACCGGGCGCTGCTGGGCAGCCTGCTGGACAAGACCATGCAGCGTTTCGAGCGGGATCCGGGGCACCCGTACGCGGTGATGTTCCTGGACCTGGACGACTTCAAGAACGTGAACGACGCGTACGGGCACCTGACCGGGGACCGGCTGCTGCTGGAGGCGGCCGCGCGCCTGAAAGACGCCGTGCGGCGCACCGACACGGTCGCCCGCATGGGCGGCGACGAGTTCGCGGTGCTGCTCGACGCGCCCTGCGACGAGGTGAATGCCCGCCGGGTGGCCGAGAGGCTTCAGCGGTCGATGCTGCGGCCCTTCCGCCTGCAGGGGCAGGACGTGCGGGTCACCACGTCCATCGGTCTGGCGGTCGCGTCCCGCGAGTACACCCGCCTGGAGGAGCCGCTGCGGGACGCGGACACGGCCATGTACGCCGCCAAACGCGGTGGCCGCAACCGGACGGTGCTGTTCGAGCCGCACATGCGTGAGCAGGCGCTCGCGCGGGTGGATACCGAGCGGCAGTTGCGCGGGGCGCTGCGCGAGGGGCAGTTCGAACTGCACTACCAGCCGGTCATGCACCTGGCGTCCGGGCGCTGCGTGGGCTTCGAGGCGCTCGTGCGCTGGCAGCACCCGCAGCGGGGCCTGCTCGCGCCGGGCGCGTTCCTGGACGTCGCGGAACGCAGCGGCCTGATCGTGCCGCTGGGCGCCTGGGTGGTGCAGGAGGCCGCAAGGCAGCTGCGCGGGTGGCAGGCGGAGGCGGACCTCGCGGGGCTGTTCGTGTCCGTGAACCTCAGCGGTCAGCAGTTGCAGGTGCCGGCCGGGACGCCGGACGACCTGCTGACCATGACCTTCCCGGAGGGTCTGCACCTGGAGATCACCGAGACGAGTCTGGCCGACACGCCCGAGGCGCTGCGGGCCATGCGGGCGCTGCACCGCCGGGGCGTGCCGCTGATGCTGGACGATTTCGGCACGGGGTTCGCGTCCCTGTCGGCCGCGCAGCGCTTCCCGGTGGGCACCCTGAAGGTGGACCGGAGTTTCGTCTCTCCCCTGCCCGGCGACGCCCGGCAGACGGCGATCGTGGCGAGCGTGGTGACGCTCGCGCGGCACATGCAGCTGAACGTGGTGGCCGAGGGCATCGAGACGGCGGCGCAGGCGCAGGCCGTGACGGAACTGGGCTGCGGGTTCGGGCAGGGGTTCCTGTTCAGCCGGCCGCTGCCGCCGGTCGCTGCGGCCGCCTTCGCACGCGCTCATCCGCTCGGCACGCACCGCCCGTTCGGGGGTAACGGCACCTGA